The Exiguobacterium acetylicum genome includes a window with the following:
- the dnaI gene encoding primosomal protein DnaI, translating into MEHIQSSIEKILSRPDVAESVRAIQQRVLSHPGVVMFLRTHPEIDQRMIERGMLKLNEYAEQMDGNRLIEGKAVIEGYQPILHVEKGQIVVSYEKSQALKDREDERALEKKFKSLFLPDEVRDANFSDFDLSTTDRKLALRAASQFLNHLRSKEQVKGLYLHGSFGVGKTYLLAAIGNALKKERIATILVHAPGFVAEAKRRIRSDSFDTFLEGFQTIPVLLIDDIGAESISPWVRDELFGIILQYRMMHRLPTLFSSNLSYDELELHFGITNDQGDKLKAARLMERIRTTTQPIEFLGENRRRY; encoded by the coding sequence ATGGAACATATCCAATCATCTATCGAAAAAATATTAAGTCGACCAGATGTCGCAGAATCGGTTCGAGCGATTCAACAACGGGTGTTATCTCATCCAGGTGTCGTCATGTTTTTACGGACTCATCCGGAAATCGATCAACGGATGATTGAGCGTGGTATGCTCAAACTAAATGAATACGCAGAGCAGATGGACGGAAACCGACTGATTGAAGGTAAAGCCGTCATCGAAGGCTATCAGCCGATCCTACATGTCGAAAAAGGACAGATTGTTGTTTCATATGAGAAGTCGCAAGCACTTAAAGATCGAGAGGATGAACGCGCACTTGAGAAAAAATTCAAGAGCCTATTCCTTCCGGACGAAGTCCGCGATGCGAACTTTAGTGATTTTGACTTATCGACGACGGACCGGAAGCTTGCCTTACGTGCAGCTTCCCAGTTCCTGAATCATCTGCGCTCAAAAGAGCAAGTGAAAGGACTCTATCTGCACGGAAGTTTTGGTGTAGGAAAAACGTATCTCTTAGCTGCGATCGGGAATGCCTTGAAAAAAGAACGGATTGCGACGATTCTCGTTCATGCCCCAGGATTCGTCGCCGAGGCGAAGCGACGGATTCGCTCCGACTCGTTTGATACGTTCCTTGAAGGATTCCAAACGATTCCGGTCTTATTGATTGACGATATCGGAGCGGAGTCGATCAGTCCGTGGGTACGGGATGAATTGTTTGGGATCATTTTGCAGTACCGGATGATGCATCGTCTGCCGACGTTATTCAGCTCGAACTTATCTTATGATGAACTGGAGCTTCATTTTGGGATTACAAATGATCAAGGTGATAAGTTAAAGGCAGCACGACTGATGGAACGGATTCGGACGACGACACAACCAATCGAGT
- a CDS encoding replication initiation and membrane attachment family protein, which translates to MVERELSGTDLCLVMSNGVVDREAYQSLYYLYQPIIGVKALGLYQTFWSEMIPGKTKSQYISHAELGTLLGFSVDEFKEELFKLEGIGLIRTFEARQAAYRYIYQIRVPLAPNTFLNDGVLSSLLFYRVGEIRFRSLQHRFRTEPLPKNIVDRTVRFDQVFDVKAGLASAHQPKAYAKQERAVYEFDYSFDLEEMKRQTDRFLPRTFYSKAIDHLLVKLAYVTQSNEALMAELLNARFRHEAYLPMTDAEKQERCKQMMLSAKQKLSREKKAKVASQDSVEVGDIEATETMESTHPKHYVAKLRKVKALSERDEELIQQLIIDYEMSSGIVNAAYYYALVVKKDNRFSKNFLLSIVDDWKQKGYVTASEALAKTQEQDDLIAKKQEQKQERSRQTVGGRRGRTSNTNGGPNPKWLQEEKAKQQQYEASKKASFEADVPDDEEMERILRELKGN; encoded by the coding sequence ATGGTAGAACGTGAACTTTCCGGTACCGATCTTTGCTTAGTGATGAGCAACGGAGTCGTCGACCGTGAAGCCTATCAATCTTTATATTATTTGTACCAACCGATCATTGGTGTCAAAGCGCTTGGACTGTATCAAACGTTTTGGAGTGAGATGATTCCGGGGAAAACGAAATCCCAGTATATCTCCCATGCGGAACTTGGAACATTGCTTGGTTTTTCCGTCGATGAGTTCAAGGAAGAACTGTTCAAGCTAGAAGGCATCGGTTTGATTCGGACGTTTGAAGCACGCCAGGCAGCGTATCGTTACATCTATCAAATCCGGGTACCACTCGCGCCGAATACTTTTTTAAATGACGGAGTGTTATCGAGCTTGCTCTTTTATCGTGTCGGCGAAATTCGTTTCCGGTCCTTGCAGCATCGTTTCCGGACGGAGCCGCTTCCGAAGAATATCGTCGATCGGACGGTTCGATTCGATCAAGTATTCGATGTAAAAGCAGGTCTTGCTTCCGCGCATCAGCCAAAAGCTTATGCGAAACAGGAACGCGCGGTATATGAATTCGATTATTCGTTTGATCTAGAGGAGATGAAGCGACAAACGGATCGTTTCCTACCACGAACATTTTATTCAAAGGCAATCGATCATCTACTTGTTAAGCTTGCCTATGTCACCCAGTCGAACGAAGCACTGATGGCGGAACTGTTGAATGCCCGTTTCCGGCACGAAGCGTATCTGCCGATGACTGATGCTGAGAAACAAGAACGCTGTAAACAGATGATGTTATCAGCAAAGCAAAAGCTCAGTCGAGAGAAGAAGGCGAAGGTCGCTTCGCAAGATTCGGTCGAAGTTGGAGACATCGAAGCGACGGAGACGATGGAAAGCACGCATCCGAAGCACTATGTCGCGAAGTTGCGAAAGGTCAAAGCATTATCTGAGCGGGATGAAGAGTTGATCCAGCAATTGATCATTGATTATGAGATGTCGTCTGGGATCGTCAATGCCGCTTATTACTATGCCCTCGTCGTCAAAAAGGATAATCGCTTCAGTAAGAACTTCCTTTTATCGATCGTCGATGATTGGAAACAAAAAGGGTACGTGACAGCTTCGGAAGCACTGGCGAAGACGCAGGAGCAGGATGACTTGATTGCGAAGAAGCAGGAGCAAAAACAAGAGCGTTCGCGTCAGACCGTTGGTGGACGCAGGGGACGGACGAGTAATACGAACGGTGGTCCAAATCCAAAGTGGCTACAAGAAGAAAAAGCGAAACAACAGCAGTATGAAGCATCTAAAAAAGCGAGTTTCGAAGCAGATGTTCCGGACGATGAAGAGATGGAACGGATCTTACGGGAACTGAAGGGGAACTAA
- the nrdR gene encoding transcriptional regulator NrdR has translation MRCPACNFNGTKVLDSRPVQDFGSIRRRRECESCGYRFTTFEMVEQTPLIIVKKDGTRDEFNREKILRGLVRACEKRPISIEQLETVVSRVEKALRATAQHEIPSEQVGRLVLNELASVDEVAYVRFASVYKQFKDINVFFQELSELMERHQENDRENLT, from the coding sequence ATGCGCTGTCCAGCCTGTAATTTTAACGGAACAAAAGTACTGGATTCAAGACCAGTCCAGGATTTTGGTTCGATTCGTAGAAGACGAGAATGTGAGTCTTGCGGCTATCGCTTTACGACATTCGAAATGGTCGAGCAGACCCCTTTAATCATCGTAAAGAAAGACGGAACACGTGACGAGTTCAATCGTGAGAAAATTTTACGGGGACTAGTGCGTGCCTGTGAAAAACGTCCGATTTCAATTGAGCAGCTGGAAACAGTCGTCAGTCGAGTCGAAAAGGCATTACGGGCGACAGCTCAACACGAGATTCCAAGTGAACAAGTTGGGCGTCTCGTGTTAAATGAATTAGCATCGGTCGACGAAGTGGCATATGTTCGCTTTGCGAGTGTCTATAAACAATTCAAGGACATCAATGTCTTTTTCCAAGAGCTCTCTGAACTAATGGAGCGGCATCAGGAAAATGACCGTGAGAATTTAACGTGA
- the speD gene encoding adenosylmethionine decarboxylase, whose product MDTMGRHIIAELWDCNPEKLNDMEFVERLFVDAALQAGAEVREVAFHKFAPHGVSGVVIISESHLTIHSFPEHGYASVDVFTCGDRIDPAIAANYIAEKLDAKIRENVEIPRGMGPVQVPAATVQHVN is encoded by the coding sequence ATGGATACTATGGGAAGACACATTATTGCAGAACTTTGGGATTGTAATCCTGAAAAATTGAACGACATGGAATTCGTTGAACGACTTTTCGTTGACGCAGCACTTCAAGCAGGTGCAGAAGTACGAGAAGTAGCATTCCACAAGTTTGCACCACACGGCGTCAGTGGCGTCGTCATTATCTCTGAATCGCACTTGACGATTCATAGTTTCCCAGAGCACGGGTATGCATCGGTTGATGTCTTTACTTGTGGGGATCGGATCGATCCAGCCATTGCAGCGAACTATATTGCTGAAAAGCTCGATGCGAAAATCCGTGAAAATGTCGAAATTCCACGTGGTATGGGACCTGTTCAAGTTCCAGCGGCTACTGTCCAGCACGTCAACTGA
- a CDS encoding glyceraldehyde-3-phosphate dehydrogenase: MGVKVAVNGFGRIGRMVFRRLIAEGKSEVVAINASYPVETLAHLIKYDTVHGKFNYPVDIIDGALMVDGKQIQIVSERNPELLPWGELGIDIVVEATGKFNSDTGAAKHLVAGAKKVVITAPAKGDVRTIVMGVNDDMYDHETDAIVSNASCTTNCLAPVVQVIDRAFGIESGLVTTVHAFTNDQNNIDNPHKDLRRARACGSSIIPTSTGAAKAISLVLPHLEGKLNGLALRVPTPNVSLVDLVVEVSRDTTVAEVNEAFTKAADGALEGILGMTMEPLVSIDFNGEERSTVVDGLSTMVMNDRQVKVLAWYDNEWGYSCRVVDLVHLVSAHLEAMGTAEKELELN, translated from the coding sequence ATGGGAGTCAAGGTGGCAGTCAATGGTTTTGGTCGAATCGGTCGAATGGTCTTTCGACGTCTGATCGCTGAGGGGAAAAGCGAAGTCGTAGCAATCAATGCGAGTTATCCAGTCGAAACACTCGCGCATTTAATCAAGTACGACACGGTACACGGGAAATTCAATTATCCGGTCGACATCATCGATGGGGCGTTGATGGTTGACGGAAAACAGATTCAAATCGTCAGCGAACGTAATCCTGAACTATTGCCGTGGGGGGAACTCGGCATCGATATCGTCGTTGAAGCGACAGGAAAGTTCAATTCGGATACGGGTGCTGCGAAACATTTAGTGGCAGGAGCGAAAAAGGTCGTCATCACGGCACCTGCTAAAGGGGATGTCCGGACAATCGTCATGGGTGTCAATGATGACATGTATGACCATGAAACAGATGCTATCGTCTCAAACGCGTCTTGTACGACGAACTGTCTCGCACCCGTCGTTCAAGTCATCGACCGAGCTTTCGGGATTGAATCCGGTCTCGTGACGACGGTTCACGCGTTTACGAACGATCAAAATAATATTGATAATCCACATAAGGATTTACGTCGCGCCCGTGCGTGTGGCTCATCGATCATTCCAACATCAACTGGGGCAGCAAAAGCGATTTCGCTCGTCTTACCGCATTTAGAAGGAAAATTGAACGGACTCGCACTTCGGGTTCCGACACCAAACGTGTCACTCGTTGACCTTGTCGTTGAAGTCAGTCGGGATACGACAGTGGCTGAAGTGAACGAAGCCTTTACGAAAGCGGCGGACGGTGCGCTTGAAGGCATTCTCGGTATGACGATGGAACCGCTCGTCTCGATCGACTTTAACGGAGAAGAACGTTCAACGGTCGTCGATGGACTTTCGACGATGGTCATGAATGACCGTCAGGTGAAGGTTCTCGCTTGGTACGATAATGAGTGGGGGTACTCATGCCGAGTCGTTGATCTCGTTCACCTCGTTTCTGCGCATCTTGAAGCGATGGGAACTGCTGAAAAAGAACTTGAACTGAATTAA
- the coaE gene encoding dephospho-CoA kinase (Dephospho-CoA kinase (CoaE) performs the final step in coenzyme A biosynthesis.), producing the protein MTGSIATGKSTVSSYLKQKGIAVIDADIVAREVVEPGGRAYDAVKQAFPEAFEQGRLVRPKLGQIIFQDSEKRQQLNQLMHPSIRQQMLDEADAYERSGNSLVVFDIPLLLEGDWRSLFDRVVVVYCPEDMQLRRLMQRNDLSEAEAYARIHAQLGIEQKKELADDVFFNDGSLDSLYQQIDEWLARYDEQDT; encoded by the coding sequence TTGACAGGAAGTATCGCAACTGGAAAGAGTACCGTGTCTAGTTATCTGAAACAAAAAGGAATCGCGGTCATCGATGCCGATATCGTCGCGCGAGAAGTCGTTGAACCAGGAGGTCGAGCCTATGATGCGGTCAAGCAGGCGTTCCCGGAAGCGTTTGAGCAAGGACGCCTTGTGCGTCCAAAACTCGGACAAATCATTTTCCAGGATAGTGAAAAACGACAACAGCTCAATCAATTGATGCATCCGAGCATCCGACAACAAATGCTCGATGAAGCGGATGCTTATGAGCGTTCCGGAAATTCGCTCGTTGTTTTTGATATTCCATTGTTGCTCGAGGGAGATTGGCGAAGTCTATTCGATCGTGTTGTAGTCGTCTATTGTCCAGAAGACATGCAGTTAAGACGATTGATGCAACGTAATGATTTGTCAGAAGCAGAAGCGTACGCGCGGATTCATGCACAACTCGGAATCGAACAGAAAAAAGAGCTTGCAGATGATGTGTTCTTCAATGATGGTAGTCTCGATTCGTTATATCAACAAATCGATGAATGGCTAGCGCGATATGATGAACAAGACACGTGA
- the mutM gene encoding DNA-formamidopyrimidine glycosylase, protein MPELPEVETVRRSLERSVSGKTVSSVKVYHPKMIRGMEVAPFADALHQERIERVERRGKFLLFDFDRFYLVSHLRMEGKYFPYPQPVERDKHTHVVFRFTDGSELHYNDVRKFGTMELRDKETAMQTAPLAQLEREPFDPEFTAEVLAENLIRKKRSPIKTALLDQSIFLGLGNIYVDETLHAARVHPLTKAGALTLDDISRIHQAGVEVLRQAVEAGGSTIRSYVSPSGKGEFQLQLAVYGQKGEPCPRCGTAIEKIKVGGRGTHFCPTCQQVAL, encoded by the coding sequence GTGCCTGAATTACCTGAAGTCGAGACCGTTCGCCGCAGTTTAGAACGTTCGGTCTCTGGAAAAACAGTCTCTTCTGTCAAAGTCTATCACCCGAAAATGATTCGAGGGATGGAAGTAGCACCTTTTGCTGATGCTTTACATCAAGAACGGATTGAACGCGTCGAACGTCGCGGAAAATTCCTGCTCTTTGATTTTGATCGTTTTTATCTCGTCAGTCATTTGCGAATGGAAGGGAAGTACTTCCCGTATCCACAACCGGTTGAGCGGGATAAACATACCCATGTCGTCTTCCGCTTCACGGATGGTTCGGAACTTCATTACAATGATGTCCGGAAATTTGGAACGATGGAACTACGAGATAAGGAAACAGCGATGCAGACTGCTCCACTGGCACAACTTGAGCGTGAACCGTTTGATCCGGAGTTCACAGCAGAAGTGCTAGCGGAGAATTTGATCCGTAAAAAAAGAAGCCCAATCAAAACGGCATTACTCGACCAATCGATCTTCCTTGGTCTTGGTAATATCTATGTCGATGAGACCCTTCACGCAGCGCGTGTCCATCCATTGACGAAAGCTGGTGCCTTGACGCTCGATGACATTTCACGCATCCATCAAGCGGGCGTTGAAGTTTTACGACAAGCAGTAGAAGCAGGAGGAAGCACGATTCGAAGTTATGTCTCTCCTTCAGGAAAAGGCGAATTTCAGCTTCAACTCGCAGTATATGGTCAAAAAGGGGAGCCGTGTCCTCGCTGCGGTACAGCTATTGAAAAAATTAAAGTTGGTGGACGTGGCACGCACTTCTGTCCGACTTGCCAACAGGTTGCCTTATGA
- the polA gene encoding DNA polymerase I, whose amino-acid sequence MMENKLLLIDGNSLTYRAFFALPPMTDAQGRNTNAAYGFTMMLLKLLEEEQPTHMLVAFDASSETFRHDVYQEYKGSREKTPSELREQFPIVRDICEALGIQMMELHRYEADDLIGTLARTMPTDRTRIVTGDKDLLQLVTDKIEVLITKRGITDVQCMTEELFAETYGGLKPIQMIDLKGLMGDKSDNIPGIPGIGEKTAIKLISAYGSVEGLYEHVEDLKGKQKEKVIANEELARLSKELATIKVDVPLETTLDDLQIRDIDTQVPYSLFQSLGFKSLTNRFAPVVKEEDKEQLNVVTITSLPEDVTDAVLIVEQLREDYMEEDIIGFAIATPDTIYVAAPALVEDLAFRTWIESDHRKICLDAKQVAFALRKHGLTLNGYEDLLLAGYLLNLSGGTTLASIAGHYALMAPNEEAVLGKGAKRLAPEDDTLHPYLAEKARMVELLFPKVREELKANQQYELYETLERPLSGVLAEMEWTGIRVDVATLQSMQTDLAGRLTELETLVFEAAGESFNINSPKQLGVILFEKLELPALKKTKTGYSTAADVLEKLRPLHPVIDHIMLYRELQKLQSTYVEGLQKVIKEDGKIHTRFAQTIAQTGRLSSVNPNLQNIPIRIEEGRKIRKAFVPSEAGWSLYAADYSQIELRVMADMSQDQTLVDAFLHDEDIHTQTASSVFGVEPEDVTGNMRRQAKAVNFGIIYGISDYGLSQNLNITRKEAQSFIDRYFELFPQIKQFMDTAIETARTNGFVETLMNRRRNIPDINSKNFNLRGFAERTAINTPIQGSAADIIKKAMLDVHAALKASDLKARLLLQVHDELIFEAPDEELEALQALVKQAMEQTVALSVPLRVDGGAGHTWYETK is encoded by the coding sequence ATGATGGAAAATAAATTGCTATTGATTGATGGGAACTCGTTAACCTATCGGGCGTTTTTCGCTTTACCACCAATGACGGATGCACAAGGTCGAAATACGAACGCAGCCTATGGCTTTACGATGATGTTGTTGAAGTTACTCGAGGAAGAACAACCAACCCATATGCTCGTTGCATTCGATGCTTCGAGTGAAACGTTCCGTCATGATGTCTATCAGGAATACAAAGGAAGTCGAGAAAAGACACCGTCTGAACTACGGGAACAATTCCCGATCGTTCGGGACATCTGTGAAGCGCTTGGCATTCAAATGATGGAACTCCATCGCTATGAGGCAGATGATTTGATTGGTACTCTTGCGCGAACGATGCCAACGGACCGGACGCGTATCGTCACAGGAGATAAAGATTTACTGCAACTTGTTACGGATAAAATCGAAGTCTTGATCACGAAGCGAGGCATCACGGACGTCCAGTGCATGACAGAGGAACTATTCGCTGAAACGTATGGTGGTCTCAAACCGATTCAAATGATTGATTTGAAGGGGTTGATGGGTGATAAGTCCGATAATATTCCAGGTATTCCTGGGATTGGTGAAAAGACAGCGATCAAATTGATTTCGGCATACGGTTCTGTTGAAGGATTGTATGAGCACGTTGAGGATTTAAAAGGAAAGCAAAAAGAAAAAGTCATCGCGAACGAAGAATTAGCTCGGTTATCAAAAGAACTCGCGACGATCAAGGTCGATGTGCCACTTGAAACGACGCTAGATGATCTGCAAATTCGTGATATCGATACACAAGTTCCTTATTCATTGTTCCAGTCGCTTGGCTTCAAGTCGTTGACGAATCGGTTTGCACCGGTCGTTAAGGAAGAGGATAAGGAACAACTGAATGTCGTGACGATCACTTCACTTCCGGAAGACGTCACCGATGCCGTCTTGATTGTAGAGCAGCTTCGAGAGGATTACATGGAAGAAGATATCATCGGGTTTGCGATCGCGACGCCGGATACGATTTATGTCGCTGCACCAGCGCTCGTCGAGGATCTTGCATTCCGAACGTGGATCGAGTCGGATCATCGAAAGATTTGCCTTGATGCAAAACAAGTAGCATTCGCCTTGCGTAAACATGGTTTAACGCTGAACGGATACGAAGATCTGTTGTTAGCAGGCTACTTATTGAACTTGAGTGGCGGGACGACACTCGCTTCAATTGCTGGACACTATGCGTTAATGGCACCAAACGAGGAAGCAGTACTCGGTAAGGGCGCAAAACGTCTAGCACCGGAGGACGACACATTGCATCCTTATTTAGCTGAGAAAGCACGGATGGTCGAATTGTTGTTCCCGAAAGTTCGGGAAGAGTTGAAGGCGAATCAGCAATATGAATTGTATGAAACGCTCGAACGTCCATTATCAGGTGTCCTCGCCGAAATGGAATGGACCGGCATTCGTGTCGACGTCGCGACACTTCAATCGATGCAAACGGATCTTGCCGGACGTCTCACGGAACTTGAAACACTAGTCTTTGAAGCAGCGGGTGAATCATTCAATATCAATTCACCGAAACAACTCGGTGTGATTTTGTTTGAAAAACTTGAACTACCCGCCCTCAAGAAAACAAAGACCGGCTACTCGACTGCGGCAGATGTCCTTGAAAAGCTACGTCCGCTGCACCCAGTCATCGATCACATCATGTTGTACCGGGAACTCCAAAAATTACAGTCGACGTATGTCGAAGGATTGCAGAAAGTCATCAAGGAAGACGGGAAGATCCATACCCGTTTTGCTCAGACGATTGCTCAGACAGGTCGTTTAAGTTCGGTCAATCCGAACCTTCAGAACATCCCGATTCGGATTGAAGAAGGACGCAAGATTCGAAAAGCCTTCGTGCCAAGTGAAGCAGGCTGGTCATTGTATGCAGCCGATTATTCGCAGATCGAATTACGTGTCATGGCGGATATGTCACAAGATCAGACACTCGTCGATGCGTTCCTCCACGATGAGGATATCCATACGCAAACTGCGAGTAGCGTCTTTGGTGTTGAACCGGAAGACGTCACCGGAAACATGCGACGTCAGGCAAAAGCCGTCAACTTCGGAATCATTTATGGAATTAGCGATTATGGGTTGTCACAAAACTTGAACATCACGCGAAAAGAGGCACAATCGTTCATCGATCGCTATTTTGAGTTATTCCCGCAAATCAAACAGTTCATGGATACAGCGATCGAGACGGCACGAACCAATGGATTCGTTGAAACGTTGATGAACCGGCGCCGCAATATTCCAGATATCAATTCGAAGAACTTTAACCTACGCGGTTTTGCAGAACGAACAGCGATCAATACACCAATTCAAGGTTCGGCTGCTGATATCATCAAAAAAGCGATGCTCGATGTCCATGCTGCCTTAAAAGCATCTGATTTGAAAGCACGCTTGTTATTACAAGTACACGATGAATTGATTTTTGAAGCACCAGATGAAGAGCTCGAAGCATTACAAGCGCTTGTCAAACAAGCGATGGAGCAGACCGTAGCATTATCTGTACCGCTTCGCGTCGATGGTGGCGCGGGTCATACGTGGTACGAAACGAAGTAA
- the pnpS gene encoding two-component system histidine kinase PnpS has translation MSKYRKRFIFKMFSFISLVLVALGFLLGQSFKEFYVQNEKEKLMDETSLVETILQGRDIADMSRYVNKLYAESNFDMILFNGRGEIIAGTPVDVTKVKVATLNFSAIPDEGTFESKTDDSVVQFTKPVPTADGGEVYVSFIRYAKDLNIIYSRIWTVIFFSLLASLIIIFWTIYRSTKRFLRPIAEATDVLHELSHGNYKSRVYELTAPDESRDLGRSINLLARNLENASSGEAMQRARLESLIEYMGAGLMLIDEKGYVLLVNRTYREMFNIHEPSSGKLYYRVLPNEKMSQVIEDVYLTEKPNRKQSSVRFGINSRTFMVSAAPIFDKNGRVQGTTVVFNDITEIKKLEQMRKDFVANVSHELKTPLTSIKGFAETLLDGAQDVPEIREQFLRIIHDESERMQTLVEDLLELSRLEQDNYQLETAIVDVTSLVRETAALLHRRAEEKEMTIHIETEEEVFIRADLNRLKQVVVNLVANALNYTPNGGNVWIQLEDGEESVQLIIKDDGIGIHPKETQRIFERFYRVDKARSRNSGGTGLGLAIVKHIVDLHHGEIEIESAEQQGTTFTIRLPKHG, from the coding sequence ATGAGTAAGTATCGAAAGAGATTCATCTTCAAGATGTTCTCATTCATCAGTCTCGTGCTAGTTGCACTCGGTTTCTTACTTGGACAATCATTTAAAGAGTTTTATGTTCAAAATGAAAAAGAAAAACTAATGGATGAGACCTCTCTTGTCGAGACCATCTTACAAGGGCGTGACATTGCCGATATGTCACGATACGTGAACAAGCTGTACGCCGAATCTAATTTCGATATGATTTTATTTAACGGACGCGGGGAAATCATCGCTGGTACACCGGTCGACGTCACGAAAGTAAAAGTAGCAACGCTCAATTTCTCAGCGATTCCTGACGAAGGGACTTTTGAATCGAAAACAGACGATAGTGTCGTTCAGTTCACGAAGCCCGTTCCGACTGCAGATGGTGGTGAAGTTTACGTCAGCTTCATTCGTTACGCCAAAGACTTGAATATTATCTATTCACGAATTTGGACGGTCATCTTCTTCTCGCTACTCGCTTCACTCATCATCATTTTTTGGACGATTTACCGTTCGACAAAACGATTCCTACGACCGATTGCAGAGGCGACGGATGTCCTTCATGAATTGTCGCATGGAAATTACAAGTCACGTGTCTATGAATTAACAGCACCGGATGAATCGCGTGATTTAGGACGTTCGATTAATCTATTGGCACGAAATCTTGAGAATGCATCGTCTGGTGAAGCGATGCAACGAGCACGCTTAGAATCCTTGATCGAGTATATGGGTGCCGGTCTTATGCTGATTGATGAGAAAGGGTATGTCTTGCTCGTTAATCGAACGTACCGGGAAATGTTCAACATTCATGAACCGTCTAGTGGTAAGTTGTATTATCGAGTCCTTCCGAATGAAAAGATGAGTCAAGTGATTGAAGATGTCTATCTGACTGAAAAACCGAACCGGAAACAGTCGAGTGTTCGATTTGGGATTAACAGTCGGACGTTCATGGTCAGTGCGGCTCCGATTTTTGATAAGAATGGTCGCGTGCAAGGGACGACAGTCGTCTTTAACGACATCACGGAAATCAAAAAGCTCGAACAGATGCGCAAAGACTTCGTTGCAAATGTCAGTCATGAATTGAAGACGCCACTTACTTCGATCAAAGGATTTGCTGAGACCTTACTGGATGGTGCGCAAGATGTTCCGGAAATTCGAGAACAGTTTTTACGAATCATTCATGATGAATCAGAACGGATGCAAACACTGGTGGAAGACTTGCTCGAGCTTTCTCGTTTGGAACAAGACAACTATCAGCTTGAGACAGCCATTGTAGATGTGACAAGTCTTGTCCGTGAAACGGCAGCGCTGTTGCATCGACGTGCAGAAGAAAAAGAGATGACGATTCATATCGAAACAGAAGAAGAGGTATTCATTCGAGCGGATTTGAATCGCTTAAAACAAGTTGTCGTCAACTTGGTCGCGAATGCACTGAACTACACGCCAAACGGAGGAAACGTCTGGATTCAACTTGAAGATGGAGAAGAGTCTGTTCAACTCATCATTAAAGATGACGGGATTGGTATCCATCCGAAGGAAACGCAGCGCATCTTCGAACGTTTCTATCGCGTCGATAAGGCACGCAGCCGTAATTCCGGTGGAACAGGTCTCGGACTTGCCATCGTCAAGCACATCGTCGATCTTCATCACGGTGAGATCGAAATCGAATCGGCGGAACAACAAGGAACAACGTTTACGATTCGTTTACCAAAACATGGCTGA
- a CDS encoding response regulator transcription factor: protein MKDKIIVVDDELSIATLLKFNLEQAGFIVETAHDGMSGLKLAEKQDAALIVLDLMLPELDGLEVCKRLRQQKINTPILMLTAKDDEFDKVLGLELGADDYLTKPFSPREVVARVKAILRRMSHQSSSPEEVTDGTILIGDVKIVPDNYEAFKAEERLELTPKEFELLVYLAKNKGRVLTRDQLLSAIWNYDFVGDTRIVDVHISHVREKIEPNTKKPIYIKTIRGLGYKMEEPKPE from the coding sequence TTGAAAGATAAAATTATCGTGGTAGATGACGAATTGTCGATTGCAACATTGTTGAAGTTCAACTTAGAACAAGCCGGTTTCATCGTTGAAACAGCGCATGATGGGATGTCTGGTTTAAAATTAGCGGAAAAACAAGACGCGGCATTGATCGTCTTAGATTTGATGTTACCGGAGCTTGATGGTCTTGAAGTGTGTAAACGTCTTCGCCAGCAAAAAATCAATACACCCATCTTGATGTTGACGGCAAAGGATGATGAGTTCGATAAAGTTCTCGGTCTCGAACTTGGAGCGGACGATTATCTGACGAAACCGTTCAGTCCGCGTGAAGTCGTTGCTCGTGTAAAAGCGATTTTACGACGGATGAGTCATCAATCATCATCTCCAGAAGAGGTGACGGATGGCACGATCCTAATTGGAGATGTCAAAATCGTTCCGGATAACTATGAAGCCTTTAAAGCGGAAGAACGTCTTGAACTGACACCTAAAGAATTTGAACTGCTCGTATACCTTGCTAAAAACAAAGGGCGTGTTCTGACGCGCGATCAACTGTTATCAGCGATTTGGAATTACGATTTTGTCGGCGATACACGTATCGTGGATGTTCACATTAGTCACGTCCGTGAGAAAATCGAACCGAATACGAAAAAACCGATTTATATTAAAACGATTCGCGGTCTCGGGTATAAGATGGAGGAGCCTAAACCAGAATGA